The following proteins come from a genomic window of Miscanthus floridulus cultivar M001 chromosome 2, ASM1932011v1, whole genome shotgun sequence:
- the LOC136539278 gene encoding uncharacterized protein: MATTTAAPGLAVAATDPILSFLLTAAASVDLAADLRDVASDLISDPAVSYRALRTIWCATPPDTRPQLRDLLQGADFVLPSPKPREKSDQLKARLEKLREIQERKEYAELVRDVAPPSKDDAPEPFSSYKDQIGFGLHVVVIMFTGYLVGFAMFKALFNNSAVLNAAGGILGLVGGMLVETVLFIIRSSSKELASSVPRSKKAQ; encoded by the exons ATGGCGACGACCACCGCCGCGCCGGGTCTTGCCGTCGCAGCAACCGAtcccatcctctccttcctcttgaccgccgccgcctccgttGACCTGGCTGCCGATCTTCGGGACGTCGCCTCCGACCTCATCTCGGACCCCGCCGTCTCCTACCGCGCTCTGCGCACCATCTGGTGCGCCACCCCGCCAGACACCCGCCCgcagctccgcgacctcctccaGGGCGCTGACTTCGTGCTGCCTAGCCCTAAGCCTCGTGAGAAG AGCGATCAGCTCAAGGCTAGGCTGGAGAAGCTCCGGGAGATACAGGAGAGGAAGGAGTACGCCGAGCTTGTCAGGGACGTCGCGCCGCCCAGCAAGGACGACGCTCCTGAGCCCTTCTCATCCTACAAGGATCAGATAGGATTCG gTCTGCATGTCGTGGTTATTATGTTCACAGGTTATTTGGTAGGATTTGCTATGTTCAAAGCTCTGTTCAACAATAGTGCTGTACTG AACGCTGCTGGAGGTATCTTAGGATTAGTTGGTGGCATGCTGGTGGAGACCGTTCTCTTCATCATCAGATCATCGAGTAAAGAGTTGGCCTCCTCTGTTCCAAGATCAAAGAAAGCTCAGTAG